A part of Corynebacterium afermentans subsp. lipophilum genomic DNA contains:
- a CDS encoding PLDc N-terminal domain-containing protein → MARNNDIIDTIRDAWNGLSSDQKTIAGVLATIDTAGKAFALRDLARTNSKRVRGPKWVWTPVIGAVNTLGWVAWFAFGKKR, encoded by the coding sequence ATGGCAAGAAACAACGACATCATCGACACCATCCGGGACGCCTGGAACGGATTGTCCTCCGACCAGAAGACCATTGCCGGCGTGCTGGCCACCATCGACACCGCTGGTAAGGCTTTCGCGCTGCGCGACCTGGCGCGCACCAACTCAAAGCGAGTGCGCGGCCCGAAGTGGGTGTGGACCCCGGTGATCGGGGCAGTCAACACCCTGGGCTGGGTCGCCTGGTTCGCGTTCGGAAAGAAGCGCTAG
- a CDS encoding Rv1476 family membrane protein: protein MQTEATLEELVSQLASSPVAFGTDNPVNAQLGPALEAALTDANTDAFAPVGMIVLEQTPPVVADLRDLAQDAAAETGLDTVLVRTPHVAVGVSDSLTRAQVERGERTMVAEPDYVAGVHAFADAANAFSVNWPLTVAVIVLVLAAVAAAAAFSARRGD from the coding sequence ATGCAGACCGAAGCCACGCTTGAAGAGCTCGTCTCCCAGCTCGCATCGTCCCCTGTAGCGTTCGGCACCGACAATCCCGTCAATGCGCAGCTGGGACCGGCCCTCGAGGCCGCCCTCACCGACGCCAACACCGACGCTTTCGCTCCGGTGGGAATGATCGTGCTCGAGCAGACGCCGCCCGTTGTCGCGGACTTGCGCGACCTGGCACAGGACGCAGCCGCTGAGACCGGTTTGGACACGGTGCTGGTTCGTACGCCGCACGTCGCCGTCGGGGTGAGCGACTCTTTGACCCGCGCGCAGGTGGAACGTGGGGAGCGGACGATGGTCGCCGAGCCGGACTATGTTGCCGGCGTCCACGCCTTCGCCGACGCCGCCAACGCGTTCTCGGTGAACTGGCCGTTGACCGTGGCGGTCATTGTGCTGGTGCTTGCCGCTGTTGCCGCGGCAGCGGCGTTTTCCGCCCGCCGCGGGGACTAG
- a CDS encoding HNH endonuclease signature motif containing protein: MTVELRKHVDTIIHALLAMKDLCADPDAVEFEEVREDFERLEAIFNVKATLDALFAYVCERDDAGRVVGSKHANQYLQKKLGLEPKDAYDRLARGRDYYGEPEVEEEQVTDLFDTDCEEPPADPAAEAEREEAAREAARAAAREEARRKQEEARRAAERVNAEKQRVIRQELDKLVGDAKGARARLQADALAEAPRRSVKDLRATVRRWVERENRKHVEPTNPNAGMENRGLHIGAQRADGTCRITIDAVASDSALFKALSDKGLVPNSNLPEGVEDYRTPSQRRYDQFSEILKHYDACEKPTGGGCASVVVSVTLDELAEAEPTTKFATNTGIELDAFDLVRLGMEGTSDFVLTVDDATSLPLNLYRTRRLASLAQRITLLAVQSVCAWTGCTAPLTETEIHHITSWLQGGDTNIDNLTALCRTHHRCNNDFKDHRNNTSHMDVDPATGRAGVKEPGCATLQFNHADAAEHSAVNRLRKRHRQRDRATVPDPGGATAPPDTRVPPEPPDPPPPREPVEPPPWAKGQDPYPPF, translated from the coding sequence ATGACCGTTGAACTGCGAAAGCACGTCGACACAATCATTCATGCCCTCCTGGCCATGAAGGACCTGTGTGCAGACCCCGATGCGGTCGAGTTCGAGGAGGTTCGGGAGGATTTCGAGCGCCTCGAAGCAATATTCAACGTGAAGGCTACGCTCGACGCGCTTTTCGCGTACGTGTGCGAGCGTGACGACGCCGGGCGCGTCGTCGGCTCAAAGCACGCCAATCAGTACCTTCAAAAGAAGCTCGGGTTGGAGCCCAAGGACGCCTACGACCGTCTCGCCCGAGGCCGGGACTACTACGGTGAGCCCGAGGTTGAAGAGGAGCAGGTCACCGACCTGTTCGATACCGATTGTGAGGAACCCCCCGCGGATCCGGCGGCGGAGGCAGAGCGGGAGGAAGCGGCCCGCGAGGCTGCTCGAGCGGCTGCCCGCGAAGAGGCGCGGCGCAAGCAAGAAGAAGCCCGCCGTGCCGCCGAGCGAGTGAACGCCGAGAAACAGCGCGTGATCCGCCAAGAGCTAGACAAGCTTGTCGGGGATGCGAAGGGAGCGCGTGCCCGTCTCCAGGCGGACGCGCTCGCGGAGGCTCCTCGACGTTCCGTGAAAGATTTGCGCGCCACCGTGCGCCGCTGGGTCGAGCGCGAGAACCGCAAGCACGTCGAGCCTACGAACCCGAACGCGGGCATGGAAAACCGCGGGCTGCACATCGGCGCCCAGCGCGCAGACGGGACATGCCGGATAACTATCGATGCCGTGGCCTCTGATTCAGCGCTGTTCAAAGCGCTGAGCGATAAGGGGTTGGTGCCCAACTCGAACCTCCCCGAGGGTGTCGAGGATTACCGCACGCCGTCGCAACGCAGGTACGACCAGTTCTCTGAGATCCTCAAGCATTACGACGCCTGTGAGAAGCCAACCGGCGGCGGGTGCGCGTCCGTGGTTGTGTCGGTGACGCTGGACGAGCTGGCGGAGGCCGAGCCGACCACGAAGTTCGCCACCAACACCGGAATCGAGCTCGACGCCTTCGACCTCGTGCGTTTGGGCATGGAAGGTACTTCCGACTTCGTGCTGACTGTCGACGACGCAACGTCGTTGCCGTTGAACCTCTATCGGACGCGTCGACTGGCGTCACTGGCGCAGCGGATCACCTTGCTGGCGGTGCAGAGCGTGTGCGCCTGGACCGGCTGCACTGCCCCGCTCACGGAGACGGAGATCCACCACATCACATCGTGGCTGCAAGGCGGTGACACCAACATCGACAACCTCACAGCGCTGTGTCGGACCCACCACCGCTGCAACAACGACTTCAAAGACCACAGAAACAACACCAGTCACATGGATGTGGACCCAGCGACGGGTCGGGCCGGGGTGAAGGAACCCGGGTGTGCAACGCTGCAGTTCAACCACGCGGACGCGGCCGAGCATTCAGCGGTGAACAGGTTACGGAAGAGACACCGGCAGCGCGATCGGGCAACCGTGCCCGATCCGGGTGGCGCTACGGCCCCACCGGATACTCGCGTACCACCAGAACCGCCGGATCCACCTCCCCCACGGGAGCCGGTGGAGCCCCCGCCATGGGCGAAGGGGCAAGACCCGTACCCGCCGTTCTAG
- a CDS encoding ABC-F family ATP-binding cassette domain-containing protein, whose protein sequence is MIVTNDLEVRVGARTLLDAPGQHLRVQPGDRIGLVGRNGAGKTTTMRILAGETEPYGGSVTRSGEIGYLPQDSKEGDIEQTARDRVLSARGLDQIQRSMAKQQKLMEETDGEERDKAIAKFSRLEERYQALGGYEANAEAAQICDNLGLPERILDQQLKTLSGGQRRRVELAQILFASRQGSGKSQTTLLLDEPTNHLDADSISWLRNFLSKHEGGLIMISHDVELLDAVCNKVWFLDAVRAEADVYNMGFSKYKDARALDEARRRRERANAEKKASALQKQAAKLGAKATKASAAKQMMARAERMMGELDEVRVADKVASISFPEPAPCGKTPLFGKGLTKMYGSLEVFAGVDLAVDKGSRVVVLGTNGAGKTTLLKLLAGVERTDGEGGVVSGHGLKIGYFAQEHDTIDGDKSVWENTIEACPDAGQQDLRGLLGAFMFSGDKLEQPAGTLSGGEKTRLALATLVSSRANVLLLDEPTNNLDPQSREQVLDALKTYTGAVVLVTHDPGAVRALEPERVIIMPEGDEDMWSDEYMEIVELA, encoded by the coding sequence GTGATTGTCACCAATGATCTCGAGGTCCGCGTCGGCGCGCGCACGCTTCTCGACGCCCCCGGCCAGCACCTCCGCGTCCAACCCGGCGACCGCATCGGCCTAGTCGGCCGCAACGGTGCAGGCAAGACCACCACGATGCGCATCCTGGCGGGGGAGACCGAACCCTACGGCGGCTCGGTGACCCGCTCGGGCGAGATCGGCTACCTCCCGCAGGACTCCAAGGAAGGCGACATCGAGCAGACCGCCCGCGACCGTGTGCTCTCAGCCCGCGGCCTGGACCAGATCCAGCGCTCGATGGCCAAGCAGCAGAAGCTGATGGAGGAGACCGACGGGGAGGAGCGCGACAAGGCGATCGCGAAGTTTTCCCGCCTTGAGGAGCGTTACCAGGCGCTCGGCGGCTACGAGGCCAACGCGGAGGCGGCGCAGATCTGCGACAACCTGGGGCTGCCGGAGCGCATCCTGGACCAGCAGCTGAAGACCCTGTCGGGCGGCCAGCGCCGCCGCGTGGAGCTCGCCCAGATCCTGTTCGCCTCGCGCCAAGGTTCGGGCAAGTCCCAGACCACCCTGCTTCTCGACGAGCCGACCAACCACCTCGATGCCGACTCCATCTCCTGGCTGCGCAACTTCCTGTCCAAGCACGAGGGCGGGCTGATCATGATCTCCCACGACGTCGAGCTGCTCGACGCGGTGTGCAACAAGGTTTGGTTCTTGGACGCGGTGCGCGCCGAGGCCGACGTCTACAATATGGGTTTTTCCAAGTACAAGGACGCCCGCGCCCTCGACGAGGCCCGGCGCCGCCGCGAACGCGCCAACGCCGAGAAGAAGGCCTCAGCCTTGCAGAAGCAGGCCGCGAAGTTGGGTGCGAAGGCCACGAAGGCCTCGGCGGCGAAGCAGATGATGGCGCGCGCCGAGCGCATGATGGGCGAGCTCGACGAGGTCCGGGTGGCCGACAAGGTCGCCTCCATTTCCTTCCCGGAGCCGGCGCCGTGCGGCAAGACCCCGCTGTTCGGCAAGGGCCTGACAAAGATGTACGGCTCGCTCGAGGTCTTCGCGGGCGTGGACCTGGCGGTGGACAAGGGCTCGCGCGTTGTGGTGCTGGGCACGAACGGTGCCGGCAAGACCACCCTGCTCAAGCTGCTCGCCGGGGTGGAGCGCACCGACGGCGAGGGCGGCGTGGTTTCGGGCCACGGGCTGAAGATCGGCTACTTCGCCCAGGAGCACGACACCATCGACGGCGACAAGAGCGTCTGGGAGAACACCATCGAGGCTTGCCCCGACGCCGGCCAGCAGGACCTGCGCGGCCTGCTGGGCGCCTTCATGTTCTCGGGCGACAAGCTGGAGCAGCCCGCCGGCACGCTCTCGGGCGGCGAGAAGACCCGCCTCGCGCTGGCCACCCTCGTCTCCTCGCGCGCGAACGTCCTGCTGCTCGACGAGCCCACAAACAACCTCGACCCCCAATCCCGCGAGCAGGTTCTCGACGCGCTGAAGACCTACACGGGTGCCGTCGTCCTGGTCACCCACGACCCGGGCGCGGTGCGCGCGCTTGAGCCGGAGCGGGTCATCATCATGCCCGAGGGCGACGAGGACATGTGGAGCGACGAGTACATGGAGATCGTCGAGCTCGCCTAA
- a CDS encoding glutamine amidotransferase-related protein gives MSKLLFLSLRNGEIGPDVAHAEYHDALRATGVSEVDMELRVIDSPDSELGPLDPVSGIIVGGCSLNVTNPERDAWHKRIDDILSATVNSGKPVFFVCFGISWLVDHLGGEVGRTHPEPSGPTTVNVVAEDALAGPSGTFTALTGHTENPVRVPDSLTVVATGPDDLVQMVRYGDRVWATQFHAEMDADAMRTRMDFFHDYGYFPAEEYARIVADLPNHDVSRANGLLRTFARLCTEGRFD, from the coding sequence ATGTCAAAGCTGCTTTTCCTCTCCCTTCGCAACGGCGAGATCGGGCCGGACGTCGCCCACGCCGAATACCACGACGCCCTGCGCGCCACGGGCGTAAGCGAAGTGGACATGGAGCTGCGCGTCATCGACTCCCCCGATTCCGAGCTCGGCCCCCTCGACCCCGTCAGCGGCATCATCGTCGGCGGCTGCTCTCTAAATGTGACCAACCCCGAGCGCGACGCGTGGCACAAGCGTATCGACGACATCCTGTCCGCCACCGTCAACTCCGGCAAACCCGTCTTCTTTGTCTGCTTCGGCATCTCCTGGCTGGTGGACCACCTCGGCGGCGAGGTCGGGCGCACCCACCCCGAGCCGTCCGGCCCGACCACCGTGAACGTAGTGGCGGAAGACGCGCTAGCCGGGCCGAGCGGCACGTTTACCGCGCTGACGGGGCACACCGAGAACCCGGTGCGTGTGCCCGATTCCCTCACCGTTGTGGCCACCGGTCCCGACGACCTAGTGCAGATGGTCCGCTACGGCGACCGGGTGTGGGCCACCCAGTTCCACGCCGAGATGGACGCCGACGCGATGCGCACACGCATGGACTTCTTCCACGACTACGGCTACTTCCCCGCCGAGGAGTACGCCCGCATCGTCGCGGACTTGCCCAACCACGACGTGAGCCGGGCGAATGGGCTGTTGCGCACATTCGCCCGGCTCTGCACCGAGGGCCGGTTCGACTAA
- a CDS encoding PFL family protein, translating into MNFEFSDARFLDVIRMIEDYRLDIRTVTMGISLIGCTRPTMEATAQAVYDRVVERARDLVPVCEGIERELGIPIVNKRISVTPVALVAAGADGNPVEIARALDRAAGELGVNFVGGYSALVEKGGTTADKRLIYSIPEALSETDNVCSSVNVASSRAGINMNAVAKMGEIVKEAAEATADRSSIACAKLVVFANAVGDNPFMAGAFHGIEEPDTVISVGVSGPGVVDNAIAPLKGASLNEVAEEIKKAAFKITRAGQLVGTMAAERLGVPFGIVDLSLAPTAEMGDSVAHVLERMGLDQVGTHGTTAALALLNDAVKKGGMMACSRVGGLSGSFIPVSEDKGMIDAVNSGAISMDKLEAMTSICSVGFDMIAIPGDTSAELIAGMIADEAAIGVMNHKTTASRLIPVPGTKPGDEVNFGGLLGYAPVIPVNTVGNDEFIHRGGFIPAPVHGFRN; encoded by the coding sequence ATGAATTTCGAATTTTCAGACGCGCGGTTCCTCGACGTCATCCGCATGATCGAGGATTACCGACTGGACATCCGCACCGTCACCATGGGCATTTCGCTCATCGGCTGCACCCGCCCCACGATGGAGGCCACCGCGCAGGCGGTGTACGACCGCGTTGTGGAGCGTGCGCGTGACCTGGTCCCGGTGTGCGAGGGCATCGAGCGCGAATTGGGCATCCCGATCGTGAACAAGCGCATCTCCGTCACCCCCGTCGCGCTGGTGGCGGCGGGCGCGGACGGCAACCCGGTCGAGATTGCCCGCGCGTTGGACCGTGCGGCCGGCGAGCTCGGCGTCAACTTCGTCGGCGGCTACTCGGCACTAGTGGAAAAGGGTGGAACCACCGCCGATAAGCGCCTGATCTACTCCATTCCGGAGGCGCTGAGTGAAACCGACAACGTGTGTAGCTCGGTCAACGTGGCGTCGTCACGCGCCGGCATCAACATGAACGCCGTGGCCAAGATGGGCGAGATTGTGAAGGAGGCCGCGGAGGCGACCGCGGACCGCTCCTCCATTGCCTGCGCCAAGCTGGTCGTCTTCGCCAACGCCGTGGGCGACAACCCGTTCATGGCCGGCGCGTTCCACGGCATCGAGGAGCCGGACACGGTGATCTCGGTCGGTGTGTCGGGCCCCGGCGTCGTCGACAATGCGATCGCCCCGCTGAAGGGTGCGAGCCTGAACGAGGTCGCCGAGGAGATTAAGAAGGCCGCGTTCAAGATCACCCGCGCGGGCCAGCTCGTGGGAACGATGGCTGCGGAGCGCCTCGGCGTGCCCTTCGGCATCGTGGACCTGTCGCTCGCGCCGACGGCGGAGATGGGCGATTCAGTGGCGCACGTGCTCGAGCGCATGGGCCTGGACCAGGTGGGCACGCACGGCACGACCGCCGCGTTGGCGCTGCTCAACGATGCTGTGAAGAAGGGCGGCATGATGGCCTGCTCCCGCGTCGGCGGCCTGTCCGGCTCGTTCATCCCGGTCTCCGAGGACAAGGGCATGATCGACGCGGTGAACTCCGGCGCGATTTCCATGGACAAGCTCGAGGCGATGACCTCGATCTGCTCCGTGGGCTTCGACATGATCGCCATCCCCGGCGACACTTCAGCGGAGCTCATCGCAGGCATGATCGCCGACGAGGCTGCTATCGGTGTGATGAACCACAAGACCACCGCTTCGCGATTGATTCCGGTGCCAGGGACCAAGCCCGGCGACGAAGTGAACTTCGGCGGCCTGCTCGGCTACGCCCCCGTCATCCCGGTGAACACGGTGGGTAACGACGAGTTCATCCACCGTGGCGGGTTCATCCCCGCTCCGGTGCACGGGTTCAGGAACTAG
- a CDS encoding NAD(P)H-binding protein: METPKQNKHVLVLGAGGNVSRHSVPKLVKAGHSVSALVRNPDHVQQLVDDGATAIVRDLTTLDEEDWARLLTPFDVVVWSAGAGGGSAEATYAVDRDAAMAMIDALEELGEFAPFTVMVSYAGAAEATTEDDGGSWYAYVEAKKAVDKRLLASDLPYQILGPTRLTDDPSKGIALLDDQRDPSSETPRELVADVIVESVGRGKQFDHNPLDFEGGDAKVSEI, from the coding sequence ATGGAAACACCTAAGCAAAACAAACACGTGCTCGTTCTCGGTGCGGGCGGCAACGTCTCGCGCCACTCCGTCCCCAAGCTCGTAAAAGCTGGTCACAGCGTCAGCGCGCTCGTGCGCAACCCGGACCATGTGCAGCAGCTTGTCGACGACGGCGCGACTGCGATCGTCCGCGACTTAACCACCCTCGACGAGGAAGACTGGGCCCGCCTGCTCACCCCGTTCGACGTGGTCGTGTGGTCCGCGGGCGCCGGCGGCGGTTCCGCAGAGGCCACCTATGCCGTGGACCGCGACGCGGCGATGGCGATGATCGACGCGCTCGAGGAGCTCGGCGAGTTCGCCCCGTTTACCGTCATGGTCTCCTACGCCGGCGCCGCCGAGGCCACCACGGAGGACGACGGCGGTTCGTGGTACGCCTACGTCGAGGCGAAGAAGGCCGTCGATAAGCGTCTGCTCGCCTCCGACCTGCCCTACCAGATCCTCGGCCCCACCCGCCTCACCGATGATCCGTCTAAGGGCATCGCGCTTCTCGACGACCAACGGGACCCCTCGTCAGAAACCCCGCGCGAGCTCGTGGCAGATGTGATCGTCGAGTCGGTCGGCCGCGGCAAGCAGTTCGACCACAACCCGCTCGATTTTGAAGGCGGCGACGCGAAGGTCTCAGAGATTTAG
- a CDS encoding metal-sulfur cluster assembly factor gives MTEPDKQGERPQQTEEQLKLIGEVEEYLHDVIDPELGINVVDLGLVYDTWIEEREGKTVAVINMTLTSPACPLTDVIEEQATLSVVNNTAVDELDLNWVWMPPWGPQFITEEGREQLRALGFAV, from the coding sequence ATGACTGAACCGGACAAGCAGGGGGAGCGCCCGCAGCAGACCGAGGAGCAGCTCAAGCTCATCGGCGAGGTGGAGGAGTACCTCCACGACGTGATCGATCCGGAGCTGGGCATCAACGTCGTCGACCTCGGCTTGGTCTACGACACCTGGATCGAGGAGCGCGAGGGCAAAACCGTCGCGGTGATCAACATGACGCTGACCTCGCCGGCGTGCCCGCTCACTGACGTGATCGAGGAGCAGGCCACCCTGTCGGTCGTGAACAACACTGCGGTCGACGAGCTGGACCTGAACTGGGTCTGGATGCCGCCGTGGGGCCCGCAGTTCATCACCGAGGAGGGGCGCGAGCAGCTCCGTGCCCTCGGCTTCGCGGTCTAA
- a CDS encoding ACT domain-containing protein, which yields MHAIITTTGKDRPGVIAAVAKTAADEGLNILDVSQTIMDDFFTMIMRVALPEGEVDMGALQEAFDDAGEPLGMVVRIQSEALFSAINDI from the coding sequence ATGCACGCAATTATTACGACCACTGGTAAAGACCGCCCCGGCGTCATCGCCGCAGTTGCTAAAACCGCAGCCGACGAGGGGCTGAACATCCTCGACGTCTCCCAGACCATCATGGACGACTTCTTCACCATGATCATGCGCGTCGCGCTGCCCGAGGGCGAGGTTGACATGGGTGCGTTGCAGGAGGCGTTCGACGACGCCGGCGAGCCGCTCGGCATGGTCGTGCGCATCCAGTCCGAGGCCCTGTTCAGCGCCATCAACGACATCTAA
- a CDS encoding TetR/AcrR family transcriptional regulator, translated as MPIVSDEELKRRRGEIIDTARACFAHYGYEGATVARLEEATGKTRGAIFHHFGDKETLFLAIAEADAERQAQVVSERGLVEVMRGMLVDRTSNDWFTTRAEILRKLRTDPEFEARWHEHQEVLDRAVRERLESNKQMRDDVPVAVVQTYLETVLEGFITKLASGEPVDRLEAMLDVVEQSVRG; from the coding sequence ATGCCGATTGTCAGCGATGAAGAGCTGAAGCGCCGCCGTGGCGAGATCATCGACACCGCCCGCGCCTGCTTCGCGCACTACGGCTACGAGGGGGCGACCGTGGCCCGTCTGGAAGAGGCCACCGGCAAAACACGTGGCGCGATCTTCCACCACTTCGGCGACAAGGAAACACTGTTCCTGGCCATCGCCGAAGCGGACGCGGAGCGGCAGGCCCAGGTGGTCAGCGAACGCGGTTTGGTGGAGGTCATGCGCGGGATGCTCGTGGACCGCACCTCCAACGACTGGTTCACCACCCGCGCCGAGATCCTTCGCAAGCTGCGCACTGACCCGGAGTTCGAGGCGCGTTGGCACGAGCACCAGGAGGTGCTGGACCGTGCGGTCCGCGAGCGCTTGGAGTCAAACAAGCAGATGCGTGACGACGTCCCCGTCGCCGTCGTCCAGACCTACCTGGAGACAGTGCTCGAGGGCTTCATCACCAAACTCGCCTCCGGCGAGCCTGTGGACCGGCTCGAGGCGATGCTCGACGTGGTAGAGCAGTCAGTCCGCGGGTAA
- the acnA gene encoding aconitate hydratase AcnA, with product MAESKNSFGAKKTLEVGGKSYDYFALDAVEGMEKLPYSLKVLGENLLRTEDGKNVTEDHIKAIANWDPSADPSVEIQFTPARVLMQDFTGVPCVVDLATMREAVSTLGGNPDQVNPLNPAEMVIDHSVIIEAFGSTDAIDKNVEIEYQRNEERYQFLRWGAENFSNFRVVPPGTGIVHQVNIEYLSRVVFDNEGLAYPDTCIGTDSHTTMENGLGILGWGVGGIEAEAAMLGQPVSMLIPRVVGFKLTGEIPTGVTATDVVLTITEMLREHGVVQKFVEFYGNGVKEIPLANRATIGNMSPEFGSTCAIFPIDEETINYLHLTGRSQEDIDRVEAYAKAQGMWLEQDAAEAEYSEYLELDLSTVVPSIAGPKRPQDRILLSESKDTFRKQLPDYNTAGEDTSEPVRAEKVDAVSYNESWAAHGESAAKGAEGRASKPVIVESPKGGEYTLDHGFVAIAAVTSCTNTSNPSVMVGAALLARKAAEKGLKAKPWVKTIMAPGSQVVDGYYERADLWKDLEAVGFYLSGFGCASCIGNSGPLPAEVSDAVNEFDLTATAVLSGNRNFEGRISPDVKMNYLASPLLVIAYAIAGTMDFDFETQPLGQDADGNDVFLKDVWPSTEEIEETIAGTISREMYEADYADVFKGDEQWQGLDIPTGKTFDWNEDSTYIRKAPYFDGMPEEPEAVEDIEGARVLAKLGDSVTTDHISPASSIKPGTPAANYLDENGVERKDYNSFGSRRGNHEVMVRGTFANIRLRNQLVDEQGGYTRDFTQEGAPQAYIYDAAMNYAEKDIPLVVIAGKEYGTGSSRDWAAKGTNLLGVKAVIAESFERIHRSNLIGMGVLPLQFPEGESHESLGLDGTETFTLTGITEFNNGEIPATVHVKAEKDGADAVEFDAVVRVDTPGEAEYFRHGGILQYVLRQMVKN from the coding sequence GTGGCAGAAAGCAAGAACTCGTTCGGTGCCAAAAAGACGCTCGAGGTCGGCGGAAAGTCCTACGACTACTTCGCACTCGACGCCGTCGAAGGCATGGAGAAACTCCCCTACTCCCTCAAGGTGCTGGGCGAGAACCTCCTGCGCACCGAGGACGGCAAGAACGTCACCGAGGACCACATCAAGGCCATCGCAAACTGGGACCCCTCGGCAGACCCGAGCGTGGAAATCCAGTTCACCCCGGCCCGCGTCCTCATGCAGGACTTCACCGGCGTGCCCTGCGTGGTCGACCTTGCAACCATGCGTGAGGCCGTGAGCACCCTCGGCGGCAACCCGGACCAGGTCAACCCGCTGAACCCGGCCGAGATGGTCATCGACCACTCCGTGATTATCGAGGCATTCGGCTCCACCGACGCCATCGACAAGAACGTCGAGATTGAGTACCAGCGCAACGAGGAGCGCTACCAGTTCCTGCGCTGGGGTGCAGAGAACTTCTCCAACTTCCGCGTCGTCCCGCCGGGAACCGGCATTGTCCACCAGGTCAACATCGAGTACCTCTCCCGCGTCGTCTTCGACAACGAGGGCTTGGCCTACCCGGACACCTGCATCGGCACCGACTCCCACACCACCATGGAAAACGGCCTGGGCATCCTGGGCTGGGGCGTCGGCGGCATTGAGGCTGAGGCCGCAATGCTGGGCCAGCCGGTCTCCATGCTCATCCCGCGCGTCGTGGGCTTCAAGCTCACCGGCGAGATCCCGACCGGCGTGACCGCAACCGACGTCGTGCTCACCATCACCGAGATGCTGCGCGAGCACGGCGTGGTGCAGAAGTTCGTCGAGTTCTACGGCAACGGCGTCAAGGAAATCCCGCTGGCCAACCGCGCCACCATCGGCAACATGTCCCCGGAGTTCGGCTCCACCTGCGCGATCTTCCCGATCGACGAGGAGACCATCAACTACCTGCACCTGACCGGCCGCTCCCAGGAGGACATCGACCGCGTCGAGGCATACGCCAAGGCACAGGGCATGTGGCTGGAGCAGGACGCCGCCGAGGCCGAGTACTCCGAATACCTCGAGCTGGACCTGTCCACCGTCGTCCCGTCCATCGCTGGCCCGAAGCGCCCGCAGGACCGCATTCTGCTGTCCGAGTCCAAGGACACCTTCCGCAAGCAGCTGCCGGACTACAACACCGCAGGCGAGGACACCTCTGAGCCGGTTCGCGCCGAGAAGGTCGACGCTGTCTCCTACAACGAGTCCTGGGCAGCCCACGGCGAGTCCGCCGCTAAGGGCGCAGAGGGCCGCGCTTCCAAGCCGGTCATCGTCGAGTCCCCGAAGGGCGGCGAGTACACCCTGGACCACGGCTTCGTGGCCATCGCTGCCGTGACCTCTTGCACCAACACCTCCAACCCGTCCGTCATGGTCGGCGCTGCACTGCTGGCACGCAAGGCCGCCGAGAAGGGCCTGAAGGCCAAGCCGTGGGTCAAGACGATTATGGCTCCGGGCTCCCAGGTCGTGGACGGTTACTACGAGCGCGCTGACCTGTGGAAGGACCTGGAGGCCGTCGGCTTCTACCTGTCCGGCTTCGGCTGCGCATCCTGCATCGGCAACTCCGGCCCGCTGCCGGCCGAGGTGTCCGACGCAGTCAACGAGTTCGACCTCACCGCAACCGCAGTCCTTTCCGGCAACCGCAACTTCGAGGGCCGCATCTCCCCGGACGTGAAGATGAACTACCTCGCGTCCCCGCTGCTGGTCATCGCCTACGCCATCGCCGGCACGATGGACTTCGACTTCGAGACCCAGCCGCTGGGCCAGGACGCCGACGGCAACGACGTCTTCCTCAAGGACGTCTGGCCGTCCACCGAGGAGATCGAAGAGACCATCGCTGGCACCATCTCCCGCGAGATGTACGAGGCCGACTACGCCGACGTGTTCAAGGGCGACGAGCAGTGGCAGGGTCTGGACATCCCGACCGGCAAGACCTTCGATTGGAACGAGGACTCCACCTACATCCGCAAGGCACCGTACTTCGACGGCATGCCGGAGGAGCCGGAGGCAGTCGAGGACATCGAGGGCGCACGCGTGCTGGCCAAGCTGGGCGACTCGGTGACCACCGACCACATCTCGCCGGCTTCCTCCATCAAGCCGGGCACCCCGGCCGCGAACTACCTCGACGAAAACGGTGTGGAGCGCAAGGACTACAACTCCTTCGGTTCCCGCCGCGGCAACCACGAGGTCATGGTCCGCGGTACCTTCGCGAACATCCGCCTGCGCAACCAGCTGGTGGACGAGCAGGGCGGCTACACCCGCGACTTCACGCAGGAGGGCGCACCGCAGGCGTACATCTACGACGCCGCGATGAACTACGCCGAGAAGGACATCCCACTGGTGGTCATCGCCGGCAAGGAGTACGGCACCGGTTCCTCCCGCGACTGGGCGGCGAAGGGCACCAACCTGCTGGGTGTGAAGGCCGTCATCGCCGAGTCCTTCGAGCGCATCCACCGCTCGAACCTGATCGGCATGGGCGTGCTGCCGCTGCAGTTCCCGGAGGGCGAGTCCCACGAGTCCCTCGGCCTGGACGGCACCGAGACCTTCACCCTGACCGGCATCACCGAGTTCAACAACGGTGAGATCCCGGCCACGGTTCACGTGAAGGCGGAGAAGGACGGCGCCGACGCTGTCGAGTTCGACGCAGTGGTGCGCGTGGATACACCGGGTGAGGCGGAGTACTTCCGCCACGGCGGCATTCTGCAGTACGTGCTGCGTCAGATGGTCAAGAACTAA